Genomic window (Lewinellaceae bacterium):
GAGCCCCTCCGGCATTTCATCCCGGGTTTGGTTGACCTGCCGCTGCACTTCGTCAAATTTTTCATCGCTGTCGACGCCGAAGTTGAATTCTACCTCCATGATGGCCACGCCGTCCCGGATGTTGGTCTGGACCTCCTTGAGGTCGTCCAGCTCGTTGATGGCCTCCTCCAGCACATCGACCACCTGGCTTTCAATGTCCTCCGGATTGGCGCCCGGATATACGGCAATGACCAGGATGTTGGGGATGTCCAGCGCGGGATCCTCCCGCCTCGGCATGTTGAAAAAGGAAGCCAGCCCCATGACGAGCAGAAAGGTAAAGGCCGTCAGGGTGAATTGGTAGTTCTTTATGGAAAACTGAGGGAGATTCATGATGCTTTTTTTGGTTGTGTGAAAGTGTAAAAGTGTAAAGGTGTAAATGAGTTGGAAGCCCAATGGGGTGCGATTCTAGTTTGTACCCCCTTATGTTTCTGGGCATGAAAACACCCGGAATCATTCCCTCGAAGCACTGTTACATGGTTTCCCGGTTCCATTGTTGAGGCCGTAGGCTCCATAACAGTGGAGCAAGGGGACTGTGAAACCGTGTTTTCCTGAATTTTAGGGGCATTCCCCAAGCTATCTGCTACATGGGTACAAATGGGAATCGCACCCGCCCAATGGTTAACCACCCGGATGTGTCATTTACACGTTAACACACCTTACACGTTTACACATGAATTACCGTTGGCTAATCATTATCGGCTGTTTATCTTCCAGGTAGCCCACGCCGCTGGTGATCACCTTGTCGGTACTGTCCAGGCCGCGCTGGATGAGCAGGTGTTCGCCCTCCACTTTAAAGATGCTGACCTGGGTTTTTACAGCCGTGTCGTTCTCGGCGACAAACACGTCGCCGCGGCTGCCGTCGGCCCCGATGAGGGCATCGATGGGCACCTGGAGCAGGGTGGAAGTGCTGCTGGTGAAGATAGCCACCGTGCCGATAAAGCCGGATAGCAGGGTTTTATCTTCTGGCACGACGGCTATTTCCACTTCATACGTATTGGTATAAGGATCGGCCATGCTGGCTACCTCCTGAACCTGCCCTTTAAAGGTATGGCCCGGGTAGGCGTCGAAATGCACCTCGGCCTCATTGCCAATCCGGACGTGGATGATGTCTTTATCGGTGAGGTTGACCTTGATGACCTTGGCCTTTTCTTTAGAGCCGAATAGCAAAACCGGAGTTCCCGGGCCAACCAGTTCGTTGGTTTCCGCCAGTTTTTTGAGGATGATGCCGTTGGCGGGGGCGGTTATTTTAGAATAGCGCAGGTTGAAGGAGGCCACACCGACCTGCTCTCCCTGCATGGCCAGCCCTTTTTGGGCAGCTTCGAGCTGGTTGCGGGCGTTGTCGAGCTGCACTTCGGCATTCTGGAGCTGCTCCAGGGTAGCTACGCTATCCTGGTACAGGCCCATGGCATTCTGGTAATCCCGCTCGGCCAGGCGCAGGGCCAGTTTGGCGTTATCCACATTGATTTCCGCCTGTTGTTCGCCCAGGCGGGCCTGCTGGGTTTGGGCGCTGATCTCTTCGAGGGCGAGTTCGGCGAGCACCTGCCCCTGGCGAACGGATTGCCCCTCGCTGACGAAAAGGCGCTTGATGATGCCTCCGGTCTTGAAACTCAATTTGGCTTCTTCTTCCAGAGATAGCTTGCCGCTGGCGAAGACGACCTCGCGGTACTGCACCGGCTTCACATCGGCGGTCTCGACGGTGCGGGCAGGCGTGTCAGACGGTTTGGCGCCAGAGGCTTCGCCTTCGCCGCTACAGCCGGAAAGGCTGATGGCGAGCAGGGCAAACAAGGAGGCGGTTTTCAAATTGACGGTCATGATGGCTTATATTAATGAGTGAGGGAATGCTATTCAAAACTATAGGTGGCCGTGGCCCGCTCCAATTCGGCGAGCTTAACCTGATAATCGTAGCGGGCGATGGAGCGTTTCTGCTCGGCATTGGTCAGTTGGGTGCGGGCGCTGGTGTACTCCACCAGGTTGGCCTGCCCCTGGGTGTACTTCCTGTTCATCAGGCGAAAGGCCTGGCGGGCGGCCTCCGCCTCCGCATCCGCCCGCAGGATGAGTTGCTGAGCAGCTTCCAGGTCGTAGAAAGCATTGACCACCTGGAGGCCAACCTGTTGGCGCAGTTCTTCCTTGCGGTTTTCGGTTTCCATTCTTTGTATCCTGGCCTGCTGGACTTTGGCGCCGGTTGTGCGGTCGAACAGGTTCCAGCTCATGACCACCGAACCCATGAAGAAGTCGGCATCATCTTTGATCTCGTAGCGGGTCCCCTGAATGCCGTAGTCGGCCTGCAGGTTGAGCTGAGGCAGGCGGCTGCCTTTGCTGAGTTGTATCTGCCGGTCCTGCGCCGCCAGGTAATAATTGAGTTGCTGAAATTCCTCGCGCTGCCGGAGGGCCAGGTTGCGGGCATCCTCCAGGCTGATGGCAGATTGGAAGAGGGCCTCGTCCGGCATCAGTTCGATTTCTTCGTCGTAATTGCGGTTGAGCAAAAAGTTGAAATAAGCCTTTGCCGTTTTTTCGCTTTTCACTGCTTCGGCCAACTGTTGTTCCACGCCTTCTACTTCGGCCCGGGCGCTGTATACGACATCCAGGGTTACCTTGTGGTTGCGTTGCAGGCTTTCGCTGGTGCGCAGGTTCTCCTGCACCAGGGACAGGGCATTTTCCAGGATGCTGACGCCCTGCTGTGCCTGGGCGTAGTTGAAATAGGCTGCCTTGACTTCCTTCACCAGTTCGCGGCGGTAAATATCCACGGATACTTTCTCCGCTTCGGCCAGGTTGTGCTGAATGTGCTGGTTTTGGAGGATGGCCTGGTTGAAAATGGGCATCTGCAGGCGCAGTACTGTTTCCTGCTCCGTCTCGCGCAGAAAGTTGATCTCTTCGTTGCTGATCATCGGATATTCCGGCACGGTGGGATAATCCGGGTAGGTGGCCCGGGCCAGCGTGTTGATCTGGTTCAGGTTCTGGTATACCGGGTTCATCAGGTCGCCGATGGGAATGGTAAAGGCACGCCCTCCCCGGGCGACGGAATACCTGGCTTGAATAGAAAGCCGGGGGAAATACAGGGCCTTGGCTTCTTCCAGGGCCGCCAGGCTCTTCTCATAGGACAGCCCCTGCCGCTGCAGGGCGATGTTGCTTTCCAGGGCAGTATGGATGTAAGCTTTCAGCGGCGCCTCCTGGGCATGGGCGGAAAACGCCAGGAAGATCAATGCCCCCAATGTCGGGATAAGTCGTTTCATGGTGATTTTGCTTTTCGGTTCTTAGGCAAATATCACACAGAATGGCGTGCTTTTCCAGTTTGGTTGCATGAATCGTTATTCTGTTGATATGAGTCGTGGAATAGGGGGGGTGAATGGGGGGGGGCAGTGGTTCAGTGTATCAGTGTATCAGTGGTTCAGTGGTTCAGTGGTTCAGTGGTTCAGTGGTTCAGTGGTTCAGTGGTTCAGTGGTTCAGTGGTTCAGTGTGTCAGTGTATCAGTGTATCAGTGTATCAGTGTTTCAGTGTGTCCATGATTTTTCAAGTTCCGGAGGCTACCTCAAAATGCCTGAGAAAAGCATGATCAGAACGAAGGGCAATCCGGGCGGAGGCGATGCGGCCCCGAAGTTGGGTATTAAGCGACTGAGTTATTTCCTCCAGCAGAGCCGGGCGGGCCTGTTCGGTTTCCATCCAAAGCACCACTTGCACCTGTTCGGGGTTTTGCATCAGGCTGTAGGCGCGGGCCCAGAAGCGCCAGTCGTTTTCGGTAGGAGGCAGCAGGCGAAAGGCGGGCAGGAGGCGCCGGAACAGCCATTTGCGTCGGTAGTATTGCCAGATGGCGTCAATGGCCAGCAAGGTATCTTCTACTTTGTAGGCCATGCTTTCAGCGAAGGCGGCGGGTTGGGCCAAAATGGCATCCATCGGGTTCTCTTCCTGCCAATCGTGGCGGCGCCGGAAGTTCTTGACCTCAAACAGGAACAACTCCTCCCCGAGAATGCCCAGGAAGTCCACCCCCTTCAGGCCGCTGCCGCTCAGCCCCTTGTAAAAGCGGTGCGCATCGTATTTCTTGATTACCCACTCTTCTCCAAAACGGAAGTGCAGGCCGCTTTCGATGAATTCCATAGGGGTATTGGGTTGTATAAGGGTGTACAAGGTGTAAACGGCGGCGCGGCGCGGCTGATCAGGAGCAGCCTCTTTTACACATTTACACGTTTACACATTTTTACTTCTACGCCAAAAAACGACGCCGCTGCAACAGTCGCATGCCATTTTTTAACAATCCTGCCGTGAATTTATTATTTTCATTGCAAGTCCATGCACGTAAATTTTAAAGCTATGAAATGTTTTTTACCCGTCCTGTTTTTTCTGTGCGCTATTCTACCTGGCGGAACGCAACCAGTGGTTTATTCCAGGGTTCCCATGCCGCCGCCGCCGCCCGTGCGCACCATGGCCGAGTGGGAAGAAGTACAGGCCGTAGTGCTCACCTGGGATTTTTCCTACTCCAACATCCTGGCGGAGATCGTGCGGCACAGCCGGATGGAATGCAAGGTTGTCATCATCACCTACAACCAGGAGATGGTGAGCAACATCCTGCTGGATAGGAATATACCACTCGATAACGTAGAATTCATCCCCGCTTTTTTCGATTCCTTATGGATACGGGATTACGGCCCCTGGACGGTGTACCACAACGACGTCGACAGCCTGATGCTGGTCGACTGGATTTACGACGACACGACCCGGGTTCGGGACGACACCCTGCCCCGTCCGGTGGCCGCTCATTTCGGCTTGCCCCTTTACGAAGCTACAGCGCCCCCTTACGATTGGATACATGCCGGCGGCAACAACCTGCAGGATGGCATGGGTTCGCTGTTTTCTTCCGAACTGGTACTGCGCACCAACCCCGGGAAAACGAGAGAAGAGATCGAGGCCATCGCTCAGGCCTACCTTGGCGTCACCCCTGGCCGCTACTTCATTATGCCCGTCCTGCCCTACGATTCGATCCACCACCTCGATATGCATATCCGGTTTCTGGATGAAGAGACGATCCTCATCGGGCAATACCCGGAAGGAGTGGCCGACGGGCCGCAGATCGAGGAAAATGTGGCGTACCTCCGCACGCTGTCCACCGCCTTTGGCAACCCCTACCGGATCATCCGCATCCCGATGCCGCCCGATGTCCTGGGGCGGTATCCCGACGAGGGAGGCTTTTACCGGACCTACACCAACGGCATTTTCGTCAACAATACTTTTTTCGTCCCGATCTACGAAGAACAGTACGACACCACTGCGCTGCGCATCTACCAGGAACAATTGCCGGGCTACAAAATTGTGGGCATTGATTGCGACGCCATCGTCGACGATTTCGGCGCCATCCACTGCATCGCCAAACTGGTCGGCGCATCCAACCCGCTGCGCATCGCTCACGCCCGCCTCAGAGATACGGAAAATGCGGAAAATCCTTACCCGGTGGAAGCCATTATCCAGCACCGAAGCGGCATCGCCGAAGCCACCCTCAACTACCGCACTGTGCCGGACGGGCCCTACACGCCCGTTCCCATGGCCCTGGAAGACGAAGCCGCCGGCTTATGGACAGCCGCCATCCCGGCCCAGCCGGCTCATACGGAAGTGCAGTATTACCTCCACGCCATTGCCCATTCCGGCAAGGAGCAAGTGCGTCCGCCGGTAGCCCCGAAGGGGTATTTTCGATTTCGGGTGCTGGGGCCCTCGGGGGTGAAGGGTGGTTTGGAGAAAACGGGCGGGTTGGCCCTGCGCATTTTCCCCAACCCGGTGAGCCGGGAGGCGCGGTTGCGCTTTACCAGTTTTGAAGGGCAGCAGGTTCAAATTGAACTGGCCAACCAGCAGGGGCAGGTGGTTTGGTCGGCAGCCGAGCGGCTGCCGGAGGGGGAGTGGGATGTGGCGCTGCCGGTGGGCGGCCTGGCTGCGGGGGTGTATCATTTGTCGGTTATCCATGCGGGCAGGCGGATGGGGAGGGTGTTGGTGGTGGGGAGGTGAAGGGGATAGCCTATCACCTGAGTTTCAGAAGATTTCGTATTTTGGAGGGGGGATTACGAATATATTGATGGATTCGTTGATGTACACAAGTTCGGTGGTCATTGTGTGTCCATAGATAAATCAGGCACTGAAAAAAATAAATACTCCTTCCGTTTAGTTATCTTTGTCTTTTTTTTAGATAATAGTTTTAGGTGAAAATTTAACAATAAGTCACCCTCCTCTCTCCCAAACAATAGACAAGATTACTCAGTCCCCATTGTTTATGGCCATCCTCAAAATTCACCACCATATGAAACAACTCCTTTCCAACAAACGGAAAAGCCAAATCCTAAAAATATTTTGGATCACTGTTGCCTGGATCATTATTGCTGGATTTCAGTTTTTAATTAGCTACTCTTTGGCAAGGCTATTGAAATGTGACTTTGGGGATTTTAAGCCGATTTATTTCTTAAAAGGCGCGCTCTTAACAGGCTTATTGGCCGGTATTATTGGTGGAACTGCAGTGGTTTTTGTTTGGGAAAAATGGCTGAGGAACAAAAAATATGGAACGGCTTTATTCAATATGTTTTGGTCTTATTGTATAATTTTTGTTTTGGTGGCGATCCCAACTGGTTTATACTTTCACAGCCAGGAATTGGGACTTCCTTTTTATGATCTAAAGGTTATCGAAACGATGACTATACATTTTTTTGGACTAGATCAACTACAAAATTTTATCATTTGGTTAAGTATTGTATTGATTACTTTGATTGCGCTACAGGTAAATGATAAATATGGCCCCGGAGTTTTTCGCTCTTTTCTGTTGGGAAAATATTTTCATGCCAAAAGAGAGGAACGCATATTTATGTTTCTCGATTTGAGATCTTCTACTACCATTGCCGAAAGGCTAGGGGAGGAGCGTTATTTTCATTTTATAAAAAATGTTTTTAAAGATGTAACCCCCGCTATCCTAAATGCCAGAGGAGAGATTTATCAATATGTTGGCGATGAGATTGTGATCAGTTGGCCAATGAACAATGGAATAAAAGATGCCAATTGCCTTCAGTGTTTTTTTGAAATTCAATTGGCCCTTCGTCGGCAAAATTCTTTTTATAAAGAAAACTATGATGGCCTTCAACCAGAGTTTAAAGCCGGGCTGCATTATGGATTTGTGATGGCTGGAGAAGTTGGGGTGGTTAAACGCGATATCGCTTATTCTGGAGATGTGCTCAATACCACCGCCCGAATTCAGTCCATGTGCAATGAACTGGGAGTCAATGTTTTGTTGTCTCAGTTTTTACTGGATAAATTGGCTTTGAGGTCGCATTTGTTTAATCCAAAAAGGATTGGAGAAATGTTGTTGCGAGGGAAGGAGGAGAAGGTGACTTTGTATACGGTGTGAATGCAGTGCGAATATGCCATAATGGTTAAGCGCCGCTACGGCACACGCGCAGACCGTTGCTGCGCAGGCGTAGGAATAAAGTTACAAACACCTTCTAAACCTTCCCCCCCTTAACCTGATACTCCACCCCCAGTTTCTCCAATTCCACAATAAAGCCGTTGGTGGCGTTCACCCGCCGCTCTTTGGCAGCCATGGCCAGGCGCATGCGCTTGGATTTGTCCAGCAGTTCCATGCGGAGGCGGTGCGGGCCCTCGTGCTTTCGGCACAGCTCATCGAAGCGGTTGATGAAATCCAGGGTGATGGATTCCAGCGGCAGTTTGATGGTGATCGCATCGGTCATATTCTCGGCGATGCCTTCCAGCAATTTCACCTCCTTGACCTTCAACTCCATACCGTCGCCCCGCCAGCTGCGCTGCCAGCCCACCTGCAGAAACAAGGCTTTGCCATCTTCGAAGAGGTGCTTGTGTTTCTGGTAGTCTTCGCCGAAGAGCTTGAACTCGTAGGAGCCGTTGTAATCGCTCAGCTCGAAGATGCCCCAGCCGTTGCCGTTGCGGCTGACCAGGTGGCGGGCCATGGTCACCATGCCCGCCAAGTTGAGCGGGCGGTTCTGGTTGTCGTCCACCTCGCTGAGGGGGCAGGTGATGAAGTTCTCCACCTCCAGCCGGTAATCATCGAGCGGATGGCCGCTGACGTAGATGCCGGTCACGGCTTTCTCGTTGTTGAGCTTTTCGATCAACGGCCAGGGCGGGCATTCGGGGATGGCCGGCTCGGGGACCATCACCTCATCGGTGTCGCCAAAGAGGGAATTGACCG
Coding sequences:
- a CDS encoding efflux RND transporter periplasmic adaptor subunit, producing the protein MTVNLKTASLFALLAISLSGCSGEGEASGAKPSDTPARTVETADVKPVQYREVVFASGKLSLEEEAKLSFKTGGIIKRLFVSEGQSVRQGQVLAELALEEISAQTQQARLGEQQAEINVDNAKLALRLAERDYQNAMGLYQDSVATLEQLQNAEVQLDNARNQLEAAQKGLAMQGEQVGVASFNLRYSKITAPANGIILKKLAETNELVGPGTPVLLFGSKEKAKVIKVNLTDKDIIHVRIGNEAEVHFDAYPGHTFKGQVQEVASMADPYTNTYEVEIAVVPEDKTLLSGFIGTVAIFTSSTSTLLQVPIDALIGADGSRGDVFVAENDTAVKTQVSIFKVEGEHLLIQRGLDSTDKVITSGVGYLEDKQPIMISQR
- a CDS encoding TolC family protein, yielding MKRLIPTLGALIFLAFSAHAQEAPLKAYIHTALESNIALQRQGLSYEKSLAALEEAKALYFPRLSIQARYSVARGGRAFTIPIGDLMNPVYQNLNQINTLARATYPDYPTVPEYPMISNEEINFLRETEQETVLRLQMPIFNQAILQNQHIQHNLAEAEKVSVDIYRRELVKEVKAAYFNYAQAQQGVSILENALSLVQENLRTSESLQRNHKVTLDVVYSARAEVEGVEQQLAEAVKSEKTAKAYFNFLLNRNYDEEIELMPDEALFQSAISLEDARNLALRQREEFQQLNYYLAAQDRQIQLSKGSRLPQLNLQADYGIQGTRYEIKDDADFFMGSVVMSWNLFDRTTGAKVQQARIQRMETENRKEELRQQVGLQVVNAFYDLEAAQQLILRADAEAEAARQAFRLMNRKYTQGQANLVEYTSARTQLTNAEQKRSIARYDYQVKLAELERATATYSFE
- a CDS encoding agmatine deiminase family protein; this encodes MKCFLPVLFFLCAILPGGTQPVVYSRVPMPPPPPVRTMAEWEEVQAVVLTWDFSYSNILAEIVRHSRMECKVVIITYNQEMVSNILLDRNIPLDNVEFIPAFFDSLWIRDYGPWTVYHNDVDSLMLVDWIYDDTTRVRDDTLPRPVAAHFGLPLYEATAPPYDWIHAGGNNLQDGMGSLFSSELVLRTNPGKTREEIEAIAQAYLGVTPGRYFIMPVLPYDSIHHLDMHIRFLDEETILIGQYPEGVADGPQIEENVAYLRTLSTAFGNPYRIIRIPMPPDVLGRYPDEGGFYRTYTNGIFVNNTFFVPIYEEQYDTTALRIYQEQLPGYKIVGIDCDAIVDDFGAIHCIAKLVGASNPLRIAHARLRDTENAENPYPVEAIIQHRSGIAEATLNYRTVPDGPYTPVPMALEDEAAGLWTAAIPAQPAHTEVQYYLHAIAHSGKEQVRPPVAPKGYFRFRVLGPSGVKGGLEKTGGLALRIFPNPVSREARLRFTSFEGQQVQIELANQQGQVVWSAAERLPEGEWDVALPVGGLAAGVYHLSVIHAGRRMGRVLVVGR
- a CDS encoding adenylate/guanylate cyclase domain-containing protein, with the protein product MKQLLSNKRKSQILKIFWITVAWIIIAGFQFLISYSLARLLKCDFGDFKPIYFLKGALLTGLLAGIIGGTAVVFVWEKWLRNKKYGTALFNMFWSYCIIFVLVAIPTGLYFHSQELGLPFYDLKVIETMTIHFFGLDQLQNFIIWLSIVLITLIALQVNDKYGPGVFRSFLLGKYFHAKREERIFMFLDLRSSTTIAERLGEERYFHFIKNVFKDVTPAILNARGEIYQYVGDEIVISWPMNNGIKDANCLQCFFEIQLALRRQNSFYKENYDGLQPEFKAGLHYGFVMAGEVGVVKRDIAYSGDVLNTTARIQSMCNELGVNVLLSQFLLDKLALRSHLFNPKRIGEMLLRGKEEKVTLYTV